The stretch of DNA CCTCTCAACCTGTCATTGGGATTTTGAACCGTGATACTAATGTTCCAATCACCGGTTAAAATTGGAGTGGTGTTGAAATTGGTTACCGATAAAGATGTAACTTTGTAAACAGGTAATTGAGGATGTAATATTAGAGCCATGATAATGGAGGATAGAAAAAAACAGGTAAATATTAAACATGAACACATTATGAATCCTCGAAAGAAACCTCTACCTCCGTTAGCGGCGTTATAGTTTGGAGGAACGTTATAGTATGGTGCGGGACCAGGATAGTTATTGTATCCTTGAGGGTATGGGGCATAGCCATGTGGCGGTGGTGGGTAAGGATGATAGGGTGGTGGTTGTGGGCCGTGACTGGGGTAACCGGTTCCCGGTGGGTAATACATCATGTGAGGTGCGGCCACTGGTGGTGGTTGTGGCGGTGGAGATGAGTCATTATTTGATGAGGGTTGGTGATCGGAGGTTGATGATTCTTTTGGAGGGGATTTTCCATGGTTTGAAGAATCCATCATGGTTTTTCTTGGTTCTCCCTCCCAATCAGAAcggagagagaaagagagaagcAATTACTttcttctctatttttattttttatatattttgtgaatgaatgaatgacACAAAAATAGATTGACAGGAATGCGGGGATATCGTTTGgtcttttgtttctttttttttattatttttgtttctaattGATGTagtagtaataaataaataaataaataaaacaatgattttattgaattattctttttcaaataCTCTCTACCGTTCATTATNNNNNNNNNNNNNNNNNNNNNNNNNNNNNNNNNNNNNNNNNNNNNNNNNNNNNNNNNNNNNNNNNNNNNNNNNNNNNNNNNNNNNNNNNNNNNNNNNNNNNNNNNNNNNNNNNNNNNNNNNNNNNNNNNNNNNNNNNNNNNNNNNNNNNNNNNNNNNNNNNNNNNNNNNNNNNNNNNNNNNNNNNNNNNNNNNNNNNNNNNNNNNNNNNNNNNNNNNNNNNNNNNNNNNNNNNNNNNNNNNNNNNNNNNNNNNNNNNNNNNNNNNNNNNNNNNNNNNNNNNNNNNNNNNNNNNNNNNNNNNNNNNNNNNNNNNNNtatatatatatatatatatatatatatatatatataactcaccaccttcttaaaaaaatattagtcatttactaaaatattctAATAAATAGTATCTCATTTGGtaattattataagaaaaaaattactttcATGGCTATTAAGAAATTgagtcaattaaattaattttttagaatttatataaaatgcaaatcaaatttattaaattatttatatttattgtcaaacatttttctatttatattaaatattttgaaactaaaTGACTGATATtagaaataataacattaaatgaattatatattagcaaaaatttaaagtgaaagataataatttgagaatactcaagtaatattaattagatcCCCAACacagttaaaaaaaaagtgattaattaatagtattgtactaacaattgaaaaaatataattcatgtTAGGacacactttttttttacaaatgaatGGTATATGAGTAGTAGTGATATTTAGACACCATTAACTTTCTTACttatgcattttatttttatctcattGTTAATATTTCAGGTTTATCATATTATCATCAATAAATTATCATGTTATCatcaatatttatttctctctcAAAATATTTATCTAGATGTCCAAAAGATGATTTTCCTTTATCTATTAATTTTAGCATATTCCAAGTATGATTTCCCTGTTCTCTTAATTTGAAATCAGAACGGGAAACGAATTTTATTCTTCAAAACCTCGTATTGtttcttaataataaattatctaaatattttaaacatgtaaACAATATTAATAAAGGATTGTGTTGTTATCTTCCTTTCCACCCGttatcaaaaaattattctctCTCACCCCATTTTCTTCCTTGTACATCTTTTGGGGGTGATATTTTCTTCCTTATACTTAATCATAGTAATTGCTGTTACACTACTTAACTTAAATACAcgcagaagaaaaaaaacccaGCTTACTATATACCCAATAAAAACTCAGCTTGCACTCATTTTAATTTGGTTGCGCTTCATTATCtcttattttacattatttagCATATTCCATTTCATAGATGAGTAGTCTAAATTAATATACATACTAGTATTTCCTTAGAGTCCTAGACTCAGATTCCTTGTTACAGGGGAATTATACACTTACACGTGATATGTAAGAGATCCGTTTATAAATTCCTTGCGTAACAATTCACCAAAACAACTTTTTGCCACAAGTTTATGATAGACTGAATTttcattttagaaaaaaaaaataacaaggcCATTGAAGCCACAATCTAAAattattgaacaaaaaaaatctattacaAATTATGACTCTGTTCTTGTATAAATACAATAGCTTTTTTGTCCGCACAATCATTTTTATCCAAAGAAATTGGGGACATCTCCATCAACCATGCTCATGCATTCTTTGtcccaatgacaaaaatattaaatttttaaacctAATTTACACACAAATGAGAACAATTTATAAACATCTACGATGGTTACAGATGTAGATGATCCCTAAAGAAGGTGTGGAGTAGTTCAAAAGAAAGGCAATTGCTTCCAATGTATAGGAACAGAGAAATTCCTATTAGGATTAACCAACCTTCCGGAATCTTTATTAGGCAAAAATTGAACCATCAAATCTTCACAATAAGGAGTCATAACAACATCCGAAACCCATGTTTCTCCATAATAAATAGCTTGAACCTTCATTTGAATACCAAAATTCAACGAACCATTTTTTGCTCTATCTTTTCCAATTTCCTCAACCAAAGGATTCTCAACTAACGGTTGATCTTGATCATCTTCCCAATCACCTGCCTCCACAGTAACAAACTTCAAATGCAACTTCACAAACTCACCTTGATCCAAATAAAATGGATACGAAGAAGCAACAGAAAGGGCATCTTCGggattttgtttataaaatattgtgAAATCAATGCTTCTAAAGTATATGGAAGAAACATTTGTATTTGTGACTGTGAATTTTGCGTCCCACGTGGCGGTGAGTCCTTTTGTTGTTGTGGTGAAATTTGAAATGTACATTGAATTGAGAATGAAAATTGGT from Cicer arietinum cultivar CDC Frontier isolate Library 1 chromosome 3, Cicar.CDCFrontier_v2.0, whole genome shotgun sequence encodes:
- the LOC101501676 gene encoding uncharacterized protein — translated: MMDSSNHGKSPPKESSTSDHQPSSNNDSSPPPQPPPVAAPHMMYYPPGTGYPSHGPQPPPYHPYPPPPHGYAPYPQGYNNYPGPAPYYNVPPNYNAANGGRGFFRGFIMCSCLIFTCFFLSSIIMALILHPQLPVYKVTSLSVTNFNTTPILTGDWNISITVQNPNDRLRGYFSDFKVDVVHENDELALSYVPDFELEKHEQKQMDVKTSSSNGAYGVSFQKWDLDKIANERQTGSVMFGVRVSSMTAFKSTSLSTRNAVILAVCEGLKVVFQTNTGTGTLDTGGNPVICQLYM